In the genome of Paenibacillus sp. FSL R5-0766, one region contains:
- a CDS encoding LysR family transcriptional regulator, with product MDIRKLRYFITVAEELHFHRAAEKLNMTQPPLSQQIQNLEDELGVKLLERTRKMVRLTPAGAVFLEQARLIMAQLERSIQLTQKADQGIIGHITIAFVDSASGSIMVDVLRKFRAAYPQIELTLREMTSSQQLQALEDGQIHIGFLRYQEDTRHVSFRPCQMETLIAVLPDHHPLASQTQVSIRELADEDFILFPRHLGSPFHRLVLDYCREHGVDPRITQEAIQMYTIVNLVAAGMGISIVPSSVDVFQRKGVVFLPLQENPPSVPLYTAWRTDMNQEVVSRFMNFVDGEYELR from the coding sequence ATGGATATTCGAAAGTTAAGATACTTTATCACCGTGGCAGAAGAACTTCATTTCCACCGTGCAGCGGAAAAATTAAATATGACGCAACCACCGCTGAGCCAGCAGATTCAGAATTTAGAGGATGAGCTTGGCGTGAAGCTGTTGGAGCGCACCAGAAAAATGGTTCGTCTCACCCCGGCAGGTGCGGTATTTCTGGAACAGGCCAGGCTAATCATGGCCCAGCTCGAACGATCCATTCAGCTTACGCAAAAAGCAGATCAGGGCATCATCGGGCATATAACCATAGCCTTTGTGGATTCGGCTTCGGGGAGCATTATGGTGGATGTCCTTAGGAAATTTCGCGCTGCGTATCCGCAGATTGAATTGACGCTGCGTGAGATGACTTCGTCCCAACAATTGCAGGCTCTGGAAGACGGACAGATCCATATTGGATTTTTGCGATATCAGGAAGATACTCGTCATGTCTCGTTCCGCCCCTGTCAGATGGAAACGTTGATTGCCGTATTGCCAGATCATCACCCGTTGGCTTCTCAGACTCAAGTTTCAATTCGAGAACTGGCGGATGAAGATTTTATTTTATTCCCACGGCATCTGGGTTCTCCGTTCCATCGTCTCGTTCTGGATTATTGCAGGGAGCATGGCGTAGATCCTCGAATTACGCAGGAAGCGATCCAGATGTATACGATTGTGAATCTCGTTGCGGCGGGCATGGGCATTTCCATTGTTCCGTCATCGGTGGATGTGTTCCAGCGAAAGGGTGTAGTCTTTCTTCCATTACAAGAAAATCCGCCCTCCGTACCGTTGTACACGGCATGGCGGACGGATATGAATCAGGAAGTGGTATCACGTTTTATGAACTTTGTTGATGGGGAATATGAGTTGCGCTAA
- a CDS encoding aldo/keto reductase family protein, giving the protein MEYRKLGNSGLTVSEISLGNWITHGAQVEDGIAEACVQAALEAGITTFDTADVYSNTKAETVLGQALKDIRRESIELCTKVCHPTGTGHNDRGLSRKHIMEACNGSLRRLQTDYIDVYYAHRYDYNTPLEETFLAFSDLVRQGKVHYIGVSEWNADQIARAAALAKELHVPFIASQPQYSMLWRVIEQEVVPASDQAGLGQITWSPLAQGILSGKYAPNEALPTGSRAAAEAGAPFFNKLAGQWLREDALTAVQQLVPLAKEIGLTLPQLAVAWVLQHSYVSSVIIGASRPEQVLENVKASGVKLDPAIMTRIDEILNPWIERDPTKTG; this is encoded by the coding sequence ATGGAATATCGCAAATTAGGAAACAGTGGATTAACCGTCAGTGAGATTTCACTCGGCAACTGGATTACGCATGGAGCGCAAGTCGAGGATGGAATAGCAGAAGCTTGTGTTCAAGCCGCATTGGAGGCAGGTATTACTACATTTGATACCGCAGACGTGTACTCCAATACCAAGGCAGAAACCGTACTGGGACAGGCTCTTAAGGATATACGAAGAGAAAGTATTGAACTATGCACCAAAGTCTGTCACCCAACCGGCACAGGTCATAATGACCGCGGACTTTCACGTAAACACATCATGGAAGCCTGCAATGGTTCATTACGGCGCTTACAGACGGATTATATCGATGTCTATTACGCTCACCGTTATGATTACAACACTCCGCTGGAAGAGACGTTTCTGGCATTCTCCGATCTGGTGCGTCAGGGCAAAGTTCATTACATTGGCGTAAGTGAATGGAACGCAGATCAGATTGCACGAGCAGCCGCTTTGGCGAAGGAACTTCATGTCCCCTTTATTGCAAGTCAGCCCCAGTATTCAATGTTATGGCGTGTGATTGAGCAAGAAGTGGTGCCTGCAAGCGACCAAGCAGGACTTGGACAGATTACATGGTCTCCTCTGGCTCAGGGTATACTATCAGGCAAATATGCGCCTAACGAAGCATTGCCCACCGGATCACGCGCAGCTGCTGAGGCAGGAGCACCCTTTTTCAATAAACTGGCTGGTCAGTGGTTACGTGAAGATGCTCTTACCGCTGTGCAACAGCTTGTTCCACTCGCTAAAGAGATTGGTCTAACTCTTCCTCAACTCGCTGTGGCGTGGGTTCTACAACATTCGTATGTTAGTTCCGTGATTATCGGTGCATCCCGGCCAGAGCAGGTATTGGAAAATGTAAAAGCCTCCGGTGTGAAACTGGACCCTGCGATCATGACTCGTATTGATGAAATATTGAATCCATGGATTGAGCGTGATCCAACCAAGACGGGATAG
- a CDS encoding PocR ligand-binding domain-containing protein, whose protein sequence is MIKEYLHINKILDLNKWKRLQDSLATVTKLAILTVDYKGIPVTSHSSCQVFCQNVRKDPELLPYCQKCDSRGGLEAVRLNEPYVYLCHFNIIDIAIPITIDGKYIGAVMAGQVKLADPEKGSDLEQIVTSKNVPMHAAKLEELKDDYAQLPVMTYEEIVKISNMLSLLCNYIVEEALNKNLLVEMFEKASGNQETLNLSTILPGYSIRNIESIKKEMTNAIADAYLKNSPSDTESSSPVLQPAFEYIHSHKSEQVSLKQMADLCHLSPSYFSRLFAKETGENFTTYLAKLKIKWAKQLLEVTDMPVSQISDELGFNESGYFIKIFKKFEEITPALYRKYLQEKM, encoded by the coding sequence ATGATCAAAGAATATCTGCATATCAATAAAATTCTGGACCTAAATAAATGGAAGCGTCTACAAGATTCTCTCGCAACAGTAACCAAACTGGCGATCCTCACCGTTGATTATAAAGGCATTCCCGTAACCAGTCACAGCAGCTGTCAGGTTTTCTGCCAGAATGTCCGTAAAGACCCGGAGCTTCTCCCCTACTGTCAAAAATGTGATTCACGCGGTGGTCTGGAAGCCGTTCGATTGAATGAACCTTATGTGTATTTATGCCATTTCAATATTATAGATATCGCGATTCCGATCACGATTGATGGCAAATATATCGGCGCCGTCATGGCAGGACAAGTGAAACTCGCCGATCCGGAAAAGGGTAGCGACTTGGAGCAAATAGTCACGTCCAAAAACGTACCCATGCATGCAGCCAAGCTGGAGGAATTAAAGGATGATTACGCTCAGCTGCCTGTGATGACCTATGAAGAGATTGTGAAAATCTCCAACATGTTATCCCTGCTCTGCAACTACATTGTGGAAGAAGCGCTAAACAAAAATCTGTTAGTTGAAATGTTCGAGAAAGCTTCAGGCAATCAGGAGACTCTAAACCTCTCCACCATTCTGCCGGGTTACTCCATTCGTAATATCGAGTCGATCAAAAAAGAGATGACCAATGCGATAGCGGATGCTTATCTCAAAAATAGCCCAAGTGACACGGAAAGCTCCAGCCCGGTGCTCCAGCCTGCTTTTGAATACATTCACAGTCACAAAAGCGAACAAGTTTCACTCAAACAAATGGCCGATCTATGCCACCTGAGTCCGAGTTATTTCAGCAGGCTGTTTGCCAAGGAAACGGGTGAGAACTTCACAACCTACCTGGCAAAACTCAAGATTAAGTGGGCCAAGCAATTGCTGGAGGTCACCGACATGCCTGTCTCACAGATCAGTGATGAGCTGGGATTTAATGAATCGGGATATTTTATCAAAATATTCAAAAAGTTCGAGGAAATTACGCCTGCCCTCTATCGCAAATACCTTCAAGAGAAAATGTAG
- a CDS encoding glycerol dehydrogenase: MRKAFISPTKYVQGEDELLNLGYFVKSFGESALLIAHPDDVQRVKAKLDATAEKFNITFVESGFKGECSREEVARLQAIAKEKGCDSTIGLGGGKAIDAAKCVAEGEALIICPTIAATDAPTSHSAVLYTPDGSFDDYAYFKQSPSVVLVDTTVIANAPTRFLVSGMGDALSTYFEARATAKSYSRVNASLPMGSREGYTPSAVGTNAALALAKLCYEMLLTDGAKAKVASDSNVVTQALENIVETNILLSGLGFESGGLAAAHAIHNGLTVLEGTHHFFHGEKVSFGTIAQLVLENAPTEELHEVMDFCLEVGLPISLADIGVDTISQEELLKVAEIACIPEESIHAMPFPITVPEVAAAIAAADRMGREYKAARREVK; encoded by the coding sequence ATGAGAAAAGCATTTATCAGCCCAACTAAATATGTACAAGGCGAAGACGAGTTGTTGAACCTGGGGTACTTTGTTAAATCCTTCGGAGAATCTGCTTTGCTGATTGCACATCCCGATGATGTACAGCGTGTCAAAGCTAAGCTGGATGCAACAGCCGAGAAATTTAATATTACGTTTGTTGAAAGCGGTTTTAAAGGGGAATGTTCCCGTGAGGAAGTTGCTCGTCTGCAAGCGATCGCGAAGGAAAAAGGATGTGACTCTACGATCGGTCTTGGTGGTGGTAAAGCCATTGATGCGGCTAAATGTGTAGCTGAAGGCGAAGCACTGATCATCTGCCCTACGATTGCGGCAACAGACGCACCGACAAGCCACTCCGCTGTATTGTACACACCGGACGGTTCTTTTGATGACTATGCTTACTTCAAACAAAGCCCAAGTGTGGTTCTCGTTGATACAACCGTAATTGCCAATGCACCAACACGTTTCCTCGTATCCGGTATGGGAGATGCGCTCTCTACATACTTCGAAGCAAGAGCAACAGCGAAATCCTATTCCCGTGTAAACGCAAGTCTGCCAATGGGTTCCCGCGAAGGATACACACCATCAGCAGTAGGTACCAATGCGGCACTTGCACTGGCAAAACTGTGTTATGAAATGCTGCTGACTGACGGTGCAAAAGCAAAAGTAGCGAGTGACAGTAACGTCGTGACACAAGCGCTGGAAAACATCGTGGAGACCAACATTCTGTTGTCAGGTCTTGGATTCGAAAGTGGCGGTCTGGCCGCAGCACATGCGATTCACAACGGTTTGACTGTTCTGGAAGGCACACATCACTTCTTCCACGGTGAAAAAGTATCATTCGGTACGATTGCACAACTTGTACTCGAAAATGCACCAACCGAAGAGCTGCATGAAGTCATGGACTTCTGTCTTGAAGTGGGACTCCCGATCAGCTTGGCGGATATCGGTGTAGACACGATTAGTCAGGAAGAGTTGTTGAAAGTGGCAGAGATCGCTTGTATTCCGGAAGAATCCATTCACGCTATGCCGTTCCCAATCACTGTTCCTGAAGTGGCTGCTGCCATTGCAGCGGCTGACCGTATGGGTCGTGAGTACAAAGCAGCTCGCCGGGAGGTAAAATAA
- the dhaK gene encoding dihydroxyacetone kinase subunit DhaK, whose protein sequence is MKKIINQAEHVVMEMCNGIALAHPELEFLKKYKVIKRREIQADKVSLISGGGSGHEPAHAGYVGKGMLDAAVCGDVFASPSQIQVYQAIKATASNKGTLLIIKNYSGDMMNFKNAAHLAEEDGIDVQYVRVEDDIAVQDSLYTVGRRGVAGTVLVHKISGAAAEEGRSLADVKSVAEKAAQNVRSIGFGFTSCTVPAKGTPTFEIAEDEMEFGVGIHGEPGIRREKIVSADELAGRMVEALLADMKLDTDASAEIAVLVNGFGATPLQELYLLNNSVQRELAGHAGLKVATTFVGNYMTSIDMAGASVTILKLDEELKTLLFKESDTPAFKVSGPPAAQVAYSEALEAVVGEDAPVSYEVETDASAAVIKGNQFSLDNVVYLIDKMGEIIIKNEVPFCELDSHAGDGDFGMSVAKGFRQLKREWNHIINEDKKDIGSFLDACSLVIMEYCGGASGPIWGSAFRAAGKAVGDKQQLNVAEFAEMIHAAVQGIQSTGERSFGRGAVVGDKTLIDALVPCADSWTQSAESGDDFKTAFAKGAAAAVEGAKKTEDIVARMGRAGAVGDRSLGYPDAGAYALGVIFTELSESMK, encoded by the coding sequence ATGAAGAAAATTATTAACCAGGCCGAACATGTTGTTATGGAAATGTGCAACGGGATTGCGCTTGCACACCCGGAGCTTGAATTTCTGAAAAAATATAAAGTCATCAAACGCAGAGAGATCCAGGCGGATAAAGTCAGCCTGATCAGTGGTGGCGGCAGTGGACATGAACCGGCTCACGCTGGTTATGTGGGGAAAGGCATGCTGGATGCAGCGGTGTGTGGAGATGTATTCGCATCTCCTTCCCAAATCCAGGTGTATCAAGCGATCAAGGCAACAGCCAGCAACAAGGGTACACTTCTGATCATCAAGAACTACAGTGGCGACATGATGAACTTCAAAAATGCAGCGCATCTGGCTGAAGAAGATGGCATCGACGTACAGTATGTGCGTGTTGAGGATGACATCGCTGTACAAGACAGCTTGTATACCGTTGGACGTCGCGGCGTTGCCGGAACTGTACTGGTTCACAAAATTTCCGGAGCAGCAGCGGAGGAAGGTCGCAGTCTGGCAGATGTGAAATCCGTTGCCGAGAAAGCAGCTCAGAACGTACGCAGTATTGGTTTTGGATTCACATCCTGTACCGTGCCAGCTAAAGGCACGCCTACATTCGAAATTGCTGAAGATGAGATGGAATTCGGTGTAGGGATTCATGGTGAGCCAGGCATTCGCCGGGAGAAAATCGTATCAGCTGATGAATTGGCAGGACGTATGGTCGAAGCATTGCTTGCCGATATGAAGCTGGATACGGATGCTTCTGCTGAGATTGCGGTGCTTGTGAATGGTTTTGGTGCAACACCACTGCAAGAACTGTACCTGCTCAACAATTCCGTGCAGCGTGAGCTTGCTGGACATGCAGGTCTGAAGGTCGCTACTACGTTTGTAGGCAACTACATGACAAGTATCGATATGGCGGGGGCATCGGTTACGATCCTGAAACTGGATGAGGAACTAAAAACGCTGTTGTTCAAGGAAAGTGATACACCTGCATTTAAAGTATCCGGCCCTCCAGCAGCACAAGTGGCGTATTCCGAAGCGCTGGAAGCTGTTGTGGGTGAAGACGCTCCTGTATCTTACGAAGTGGAGACGGATGCATCAGCTGCGGTCATCAAAGGCAATCAATTTTCACTGGACAATGTCGTCTATCTGATCGATAAAATGGGTGAGATCATCATCAAGAATGAAGTACCATTCTGTGAATTGGATTCCCATGCTGGTGATGGCGATTTCGGTATGAGTGTGGCAAAAGGCTTCCGCCAGTTGAAACGCGAATGGAATCACATCATTAACGAAGATAAAAAAGACATCGGATCATTCCTCGATGCATGTTCCTTGGTCATCATGGAATATTGTGGCGGCGCATCCGGCCCAATCTGGGGTTCGGCATTCCGTGCGGCTGGCAAAGCAGTAGGGGATAAACAGCAATTAAACGTTGCTGAATTCGCCGAGATGATCCATGCAGCGGTGCAAGGGATTCAGTCTACAGGAGAACGTTCCTTCGGACGTGGTGCCGTTGTAGGTGATAAAACCTTGATCGATGCACTCGTTCCGTGTGCCGATTCATGGACTCAAAGTGCGGAGTCTGGCGATGACTTCAAAACAGCATTTGCCAAAGGTGCAGCAGCAGCCGTTGAAGGTGCGAAGAAAACCGAAGATATCGTGGCACGTATGGGACGTGCAGGTGCCGTCGGCGATCGTAGTCTGGGTTACCCGGATGCTGGCGCGTATGCGCTGGGTGTTATTTTCACAGAATTATCTGAGTCGATGAAATAA
- a CDS encoding siderophore ABC transporter substrate-binding protein, with protein sequence MRKSISSKLMFIMVAAITLVLAACSSNGPASTDTANTEAATSDAATTATATTVEITDAHGTVTVPVNPTKVVALDNRTFETLSTWGVKLAAAPKDVMPADSPYVADESVINIGNHREPNLELLASIQPDLVIVGQRFAGFYEDIKKLVPNAAVIDLNIELEETASPGENFVNGLKDATTNLGKIFEKQEEATQLIADFDKAIEEAKAAYNGEDKIMSVVVSGGNIGFSAPLTGRVWGPLYDIFGWVPALEVDKSSSDHQGDDISVEAIAQSNPDWIFVLDRDAAVSAEEGAVPAQDVIDNSPALKNTTAITQKQIVYAPNDTYTNESIETFLELINNLTKALAKQ encoded by the coding sequence ATGAGAAAGTCTATTTCTTCAAAATTAATGTTTATCATGGTTGCAGCTATAACTTTGGTGTTGGCAGCTTGTTCAAGTAATGGACCTGCTTCGACGGATACGGCTAATACAGAGGCTGCAACTTCTGATGCTGCTACTACAGCTACAGCCACAACAGTTGAAATTACGGATGCTCATGGAACGGTAACTGTGCCTGTAAATCCAACGAAGGTCGTTGCTCTGGATAACAGAACATTTGAGACTCTGTCCACTTGGGGCGTCAAATTAGCAGCAGCGCCGAAGGATGTAATGCCTGCGGATTCACCATATGTGGCGGATGAATCGGTAATAAATATTGGAAATCATCGCGAACCAAACCTTGAACTATTGGCATCAATACAGCCTGACCTTGTCATTGTTGGTCAACGATTTGCTGGCTTTTATGAAGACATCAAAAAATTAGTACCTAATGCAGCAGTAATAGACCTTAATATTGAGCTTGAAGAAACAGCATCACCTGGGGAAAACTTTGTTAATGGACTTAAAGATGCAACAACCAATCTAGGTAAAATTTTTGAAAAGCAAGAAGAAGCTACTCAATTGATTGCTGATTTTGATAAAGCTATTGAAGAAGCTAAGGCCGCTTATAACGGTGAAGATAAAATTATGAGTGTTGTCGTATCTGGTGGAAACATTGGTTTCTCGGCTCCTCTTACTGGACGCGTGTGGGGACCATTGTATGACATTTTCGGCTGGGTTCCGGCACTAGAAGTGGACAAATCTTCTTCTGACCATCAAGGTGATGATATTTCTGTTGAAGCGATCGCCCAAAGTAATCCGGATTGGATTTTCGTACTGGATCGGGATGCAGCTGTATCTGCTGAAGAAGGTGCCGTTCCGGCTCAAGACGTTATTGATAACTCACCTGCGCTGAAAAACACCACTGCTATTACTCAAAAACAAATCGTTTATGCTCCAAACGACACGTACACCAATGAATCCATCGAAACTTTCTTGGAGTTGATTAACAACCTTACG